The Acidimicrobiales bacterium sequence CCTGCTCTTCGCCTTCCTGTTCAGCGGCGGCATCATCCCGCTCTTCCTCCTCGTGAAGTCGCTCGGGATGATCAACACGCGCTGGTCGATGATCCTCCCGACGGCACTGTCGATCTTCTCGGTGATCATCGCCCGGTCGTTCTTCGTGAGCTCGGTGCCCGACGCCCTCGTCGAGGCCGCCGAGGTGGACGGCGCCTCGGACTTCACGATCCTGCGCAAGATCGTCCTGCCGATCTCCAAGCCGATGCTCGTCGTGCTGGCGCTCATCTACGGCGTCGTGCAGTGGAACAGCTACTTCTACGCCCTCATCTTCCTCAACTCCCAGAGCCTGTACCCGCTGCAGCTCGTCCTCCAGCAGGTCCTCGTGCTCGGCCAGCTCTCGCCGGACCAGATCTCGAACCTCACGCCGAAGGACGCGAACGAGTTCGAGGCACTCTCGACGCTCATCAAGTACGCGCTCGTCGTCGTGAGCACCTTGCCGATGGTCCTCATCTACCCCTACGCGCAGCGCTACCT is a genomic window containing:
- a CDS encoding carbohydrate ABC transporter permease: MLSSLPVIGRTASRRRAGRATGATAVKLSRGDRVTLAGIYAFLAFVVVVIVFPLLYVVAASFSSYGPVLSGNVWVWPVHPTLFTYETIFHFPEFWQSYLNAIIYTAASTALSVTLSVMLGYPLSRPGFVGKRLITFLLLFAFLFSGGIIPLFLLVKSLGMINTRWSMILPTALSIFSVIIARSFFVSSVPDALVEAAEVDGASDFTILRKIVLPISKPMLVVLALIYGVVQWNSYFYALIFLNSQSLYPLQLVLQQVLVLGQLSPDQISNLTPKDANEFEALSTLIKYALVVVSTLPMVLIYPYAQRYLVKGLRVGSLKG